The following are encoded together in the Candidatus Omnitrophota bacterium genome:
- the polX gene encoding DNA polymerase/3'-5' exonuclease PolX, with product MDNLEISQIFRQISKILEIKNDNPFRIRAYARAAATIESLNEGINTLIREDQLETIPGIGKDLAAKIKEIALTGSLKFHEDLKKTIPLGLLDILEVPGLGPKTVGLLYKKLGVKSVTELQICAKRGRLHKLEGIREKTVSNILAGIDIFKKGRERISLAKALQIAEGILNNLSCNKQAKKLMYAGSARRMKETVRDIDILAASNNAKKIIDSFINLGGVKRILAKGQTRASIIAASGIQVDLRVVPVMSFGAALLYFTGSKDFNIRLRQLALKKKMKINEYGLFSVKGKKEKLLAGKTEEGIFKSLGLSFLQPELREDRGEVELAIKNRLPKLLELSDIKGDLHVHSNYSDGLNSISDIASRAKNKGYEYIAIADHSQSLKIASGLDKEALKKKKQEIERLNKEFSSIRILYAAEVDIDSHGELDYPADLLAEFDVVVAAIHSGFKQPKKELTQRIIKACKNKYVNIIAHPTGRLWGVRESYDIDFKEIYKVAASTNTALEINSFPDRLDLNDINSRQAKAHGVNLAINTDAHNLNHLDFMRLGVATARRGWIEKKDCINTKGLKELMRILKK from the coding sequence ATGGATAATCTTGAGATTTCTCAAATCTTCAGGCAGATAAGTAAAATTCTAGAGATTAAAAACGATAATCCATTTCGCATACGTGCTTATGCGCGTGCTGCAGCAACAATCGAATCCTTAAATGAGGGCATTAACACACTTATCAGGGAAGATCAATTAGAAACCATTCCAGGCATAGGGAAAGACTTAGCAGCAAAGATTAAGGAAATAGCCTTAACCGGAAGTCTTAAATTTCATGAGGATCTAAAAAAGACCATTCCTCTGGGCCTTCTGGATATACTTGAGGTCCCTGGTTTAGGTCCTAAGACCGTAGGTTTGTTATACAAAAAACTGGGAGTCAAATCTGTTACAGAACTCCAGATATGCGCAAAAAGAGGCAGGCTTCATAAGTTAGAAGGGATTAGGGAAAAGACGGTTTCCAATATCTTAGCAGGCATAGACATCTTTAAAAAGGGGAGAGAAAGGATCTCTTTGGCTAAGGCACTTCAGATTGCTGAGGGCATCCTGAATAATCTCTCTTGCAACAAGCAGGCTAAGAAGCTTATGTATGCTGGTTCAGCACGACGCATGAAAGAGACTGTAAGAGACATTGATATCCTTGCAGCTTCAAATAACGCTAAAAAGATTATTGATAGCTTTATCAATTTAGGAGGCGTAAAAAGGATACTTGCTAAGGGTCAGACAAGGGCAAGTATAATTGCAGCCAGCGGCATTCAGGTTGATTTGAGGGTTGTACCTGTGATGAGCTTTGGTGCGGCCTTGCTTTATTTTACTGGTTCAAAGGATTTCAATATTAGACTAAGGCAGCTCGCGCTTAAGAAGAAAATGAAGATAAACGAATACGGCCTGTTTTCTGTTAAAGGTAAAAAAGAGAAGTTATTGGCTGGAAAAACAGAAGAGGGCATCTTTAAATCTTTAGGCCTATCTTTTCTTCAGCCAGAATTAAGGGAAGACAGGGGTGAAGTGGAATTAGCTATTAAAAATAGATTGCCAAAGTTATTAGAGCTATCAGACATAAAAGGCGATTTGCATGTTCATTCAAATTATTCAGATGGCCTAAATTCTATTTCCGATATTGCCTCTAGGGCAAAAAATAAGGGTTATGAATATATAGCTATTGCTGATCATTCTCAAAGTTTAAAGATTGCAAGTGGCCTGGATAAGGAGGCATTGAAGAAAAAGAAACAGGAGATCGAAAGATTGAATAAGGAATTTTCCTCAATTCGTATTTTATACGCTGCTGAAGTTGACATTGATTCGCATGGGGAGCTTGATTACCCGGCAGATCTTTTGGCTGAATTTGACGTTGTTGTTGCTGCAATTCACTCTGGTTTTAAGCAGCCAAAGAAGGAACTCACGCAGCGGATTATAAAGGCATGCAAGAATAAATACGTTAATATTATTGCCCATCCTACAGGCCGGCTTTGGGGTGTGCGCGAGTCCTACGACATTGATTTTAAAGAGATCTACAAAGTAGCAGCTAGCACTAACACCGCATTGGAAATAAATTCATTTCCAGATAGGCTTGATTTAAATGATATTAATTCTCGCCAGGCAAAGGCGCACGGCGTTAATCTGGCTATAAATACCGATGCCCACAATCTTAACCATCTGGATTTTATGCGTTTGGGCGTTGCCACTGCTCGTCGGGGATGGATAGAGAAAAAGGATTGTATTAACACTAAAGGCTTGAAGGAGTTAATGAGGATTTTAAAGAAATGA
- a CDS encoding metal-dependent hydrolase gives MRPLPHAITSFAASLVVYSWLDSLLAAIICFLGGTLIDLDHIPEYLSIKNREFSLKALYYSNIVKDKERIYIVFHSFELVFLLWLMILLFEFNLFWTAFAIGITMHLVFDLFRNPIASPGAYFFLYRLSRGFKGSLLFKIPKS, from the coding sequence ATGAGGCCATTACCGCATGCAATTACATCTTTTGCAGCTTCTTTAGTTGTCTATAGCTGGTTAGATTCATTACTGGCTGCGATTATCTGTTTTTTAGGCGGGACCCTTATTGATCTGGATCATATTCCGGAATACCTGTCTATAAAAAATAGAGAGTTTAGTTTGAAGGCATTGTATTATTCTAATATAGTTAAGGACAAGGAAAGAATCTACATTGTCTTTCATTCTTTTGAATTAGTATTCTTATTGTGGTTGATGATTCTTTTGTTTGAGTTTAATTTGTTTTGGACAGCTTTTGCAATAGGCATAACCATGCATCTGGTCTTTGATTTATTTAGAAATCCCATAGCCTCGCCAGGTGCATATTTTTTCCTCTATAGGTTATCTAGAGGATTTAAGGGAAGTTTATTATTCAAAATACCCAAGAGTTAG
- a CDS encoding glycine--tRNA ligase codes for MSDNLMDKIVSLCKRRGFIFQGSEIYGGLANTWDYGPLGVELKRNVKDAWWKENVQMRSDMVGLDAAILMHPEVWKASGHVKSFIDKYKDCLVCKKRIKADDPRWNPKKPNKCPECGNDGVGLTDAREFNLMLRTTLGALGVGGAETYLRPETAQGIFVNFSNILNTTRKKLPFGVAQIGKAFRNEVTPGNFTFRTREFEQMEIEYFVLPNEADKFYKQWINDRFDWYLKLGMKEENLKKREHKKEELAHYALACTDIEYKFPFGWSELEGIANRGDFDLRQHQDCSKKDLSYEKSLPFIIEPSGGVDRAILAFLVDAYREEEVRGQQRVVLGLGKQLAPIKVAVLPLLKKNKEIVDLCKRIAADLERSFFCAYDDTASIGRLYRRQDEIGTCYCVTVDVESLGDSKVTVRDRDSMKQDRIDVGNVGQYLKDNLG; via the coding sequence ATGTCTGATAACTTAATGGATAAAATAGTTTCACTCTGTAAGCGGCGTGGATTTATATTCCAGGGTTCTGAGATTTATGGCGGCCTGGCAAATACCTGGGATTACGGTCCTTTAGGTGTAGAGTTAAAGAGAAATGTTAAAGATGCCTGGTGGAAAGAGAACGTGCAGATGCGTTCAGACATGGTGGGTCTAGATGCTGCCATACTTATGCATCCTGAGGTTTGGAAGGCGTCAGGGCATGTGAAAAGCTTTATCGATAAATACAAAGATTGCTTGGTTTGCAAAAAAAGAATAAAAGCGGATGATCCGCGCTGGAATCCTAAAAAACCAAATAAGTGCCCAGAATGCGGTAATGACGGCGTTGGCTTGACAGACGCCAGAGAATTTAATCTAATGCTTAGGACTACCTTGGGTGCGTTAGGAGTTGGTGGAGCAGAAACCTATCTGCGCCCTGAGACTGCCCAAGGAATATTTGTCAATTTCTCCAATATCCTGAATACTACGCGTAAAAAATTACCATTTGGCGTTGCCCAGATCGGTAAGGCATTTCGTAACGAAGTCACGCCGGGAAACTTTACCTTCAGGACCAGAGAATTCGAACAGATGGAGATAGAATATTTTGTCTTGCCGAACGAGGCTGATAAATTCTACAAGCAGTGGATTAATGATAGATTCGATTGGTATTTAAAACTCGGTATGAAGGAAGAGAATCTAAAAAAGCGCGAACACAAAAAAGAGGAGTTGGCGCATTACGCCTTGGCCTGCACTGACATTGAATATAAGTTTCCTTTTGGCTGGAGTGAACTTGAGGGCATTGCCAACAGAGGAGATTTTGATTTAAGGCAACATCAGGATTGTTCTAAGAAAGATCTATCCTACGAAAAGAGCTTACCTTTTATTATTGAGCCTTCCGGAGGCGTTGACAGGGCAATCTTGGCTTTTCTTGTGGATGCCTATAGGGAAGAAGAGGTACGTGGCCAGCAAAGAGTCGTCCTAGGCCTCGGAAAACAACTTGCGCCTATAAAGGTAGCAGTATTGCCGCTTCTTAAAAAGAATAAGGAAATAGTCGACTTATGTAAGAGAATAGCAGCTGATTTAGAAAGGTCTTTTTTCTGTGCTTATGATGATACAGCAAGTATCGGAAGACTTTATCGTCGACAGGATGAGATTGGTACCTGTTATTGCGTTACAGTTGATGTAGAGAGTTTAGGGGATTCTAAGGTTACTGTTCGCGACAGAGACTCAATGAAACAAGACAGGATAGATGTTGGTAACGTAGGGCAATATTTAAAAGACAATTTAGGTTAA
- a CDS encoding FAD:protein FMN transferase gives MKPQFLSKLLIIVFISLIFSGCSYRDSEEAFTLQRKFLMGTIVEVTSNSDQAAKIVFDTFKRLDEKLSHFKSSSPVAELNRDGIVSADKELLDLIVESLRISEESSGTFDITIGPLSDIWKKAIKGKELPPHKEIKKARELVDWKQVSVDRENGLIKFKKAGMKIDLGAIAKGFAVDIAVEKLKAAGISSALINAGGDIYCLGKKFNRPWKIAVRHPEKEGKFSQVFSLVDRAVATSGDYEQFFTLGGKRYSHIVDPRTGYPIDSRISSVTVVSDRAMTSDALATAIFILGEKKGLALADKFEGIEVKIISR, from the coding sequence ATGAAACCACAATTTTTATCTAAATTATTAATTATAGTTTTTATTTCTCTGATTTTTTCTGGATGCTCTTATCGCGATTCAGAAGAGGCCTTTACGCTTCAGAGAAAGTTTCTTATGGGCACGATTGTCGAGGTCACCTCTAACTCGGATCAGGCAGCAAAGATTGTCTTCGATACCTTTAAGCGCCTTGATGAAAAATTAAGTCATTTTAAAAGCTCAAGTCCTGTAGCTGAGTTGAATAGAGATGGTATAGTTAGCGCTGATAAAGAATTGCTGGATTTAATAGTTGAGTCTTTAAGGATATCAGAGGAATCCTCAGGGACATTTGATATTACTATCGGCCCTTTGAGTGATATCTGGAAGAAGGCGATTAAGGGTAAAGAATTGCCGCCTCATAAGGAAATAAAAAAGGCCAGGGAATTAGTGGACTGGAAGCAGGTTTCTGTTGATAGGGAAAATGGCTTAATCAAATTTAAAAAAGCAGGTATGAAAATCGATTTAGGTGCAATTGCTAAAGGTTTTGCTGTAGATATTGCCGTAGAAAAATTAAAGGCAGCAGGCATTAGCTCTGCTTTAATTAATGCCGGCGGTGACATCTATTGTTTGGGAAAAAAATTTAATAGACCCTGGAAGATTGCAGTGAGGCATCCAGAAAAAGAAGGAAAATTTAGTCAGGTATTTTCTTTGGTTGATAGGGCGGTTGCTACAAGTGGAGATTATGAGCAATTCTTTACTCTGGGAGGAAAGCGTTACAGTCATATTGTTGACCCCCGCACTGGTTATCCCATAGATTCAAGGATTAGCTCGGTAACTGTTGTTTCAGATCGCGCCATGACTTCTGATGCGTTGGCAACAGCAATTTTCATCCTGGGTGAGAAAAAGGGTTTAGCATTGGCAGATAAATTTGAAGGTATAGAGGTTAAGATAATAAGCCGCTGA
- a CDS encoding sigma-70 family RNA polymerase sigma factor produces MEAIKTYLRDIHDIPLLTAKQEAAVAKEVLRGNKEARRKLIRSNLRLVISMAKRYAHFGLPLIDLIEEGNVGLMRAVDKFDYRKGFRFSTYAAWWIKQAITRAIFEQSRTIRIPVYMNELIAKWKRTQEALRQKLKRNPSQEEVAKKMKLHVDKVNDIENWITKMSSLEAPIGEADESQVMDLIEDTTSTSKQGLKQALDHDDIENLLHITNRREKEVLDLRFGLRDGKIHTLAMIARKLKVSRERVRQIEAQAIKKIRRFTSEEEKTNEETGSR; encoded by the coding sequence ATGGAAGCCATTAAAACTTATTTAAGAGATATTCACGATATCCCGCTTCTGACAGCCAAGCAGGAAGCAGCAGTAGCTAAAGAAGTTTTGCGTGGCAATAAAGAGGCGAGGCGTAAACTCATTCGTTCAAATTTACGCCTTGTGATTAGCATGGCAAAGCGCTATGCTCATTTTGGACTGCCTTTAATTGATTTGATTGAAGAAGGCAATGTTGGGCTTATGCGGGCGGTTGATAAATTTGATTATAGGAAGGGCTTTAGGTTTTCCACTTATGCTGCCTGGTGGATTAAGCAGGCAATTACTCGCGCAATCTTTGAGCAATCACGTACTATCAGAATTCCTGTTTATATGAATGAACTTATTGCCAAATGGAAAAGGACGCAAGAGGCCCTGCGCCAGAAATTAAAACGTAATCCTTCACAGGAAGAAGTAGCAAAAAAAATGAAATTACACGTGGATAAGGTAAATGATATAGAAAACTGGATAACCAAGATGTCCTCTCTGGAGGCTCCGATTGGAGAGGCAGATGAGAGTCAGGTTATGGATTTGATAGAGGATACAACCTCGACTTCAAAACAAGGCCTAAAACAGGCATTGGACCACGATGATATTGAAAATTTACTCCACATAACAAATCGTCGAGAAAAAGAAGTTTTGGATTTACGTTTTGGTCTCAGAGACGGAAAAATCCATACCTTGGCGATGATTGCCAGGAAATTAAAGGTCTCGCGTGAAAGGGTCAGGCAGATTGAGGCACAGGCGATTAAGAAGATTCGCCGGTTTACATCAGAAGAGGAGAAGACGAATGAAGAAACAGGATCTCGCTAA
- the ppdK gene encoding pyruvate, phosphate dikinase: protein MAKKNVYFFGAGKADGNGKMKNFLGGKGANLAEMAGHKDLRLPVPAGFTITTDVCIYYYKNNKKYPAGLMQEVNKALSKVEKVMGKKFGDSSNPLLVSVRSGARKSMPGMMDTVLNVGLTQKTIPGLVNMTGNERFVYDAYRRLITMYSDVVMEKAAGIEPKSDNLGVRKQLEAILERVKGQKGAKSDTELDADDLKKICAEYKLKVKEVLGKEFPDDAMKQLWGGIGAVFASWNGKRAISYRRIENIPDEWGTAVNVQTMVFGNMGKNSATGVAFTRNPGNGENQFYGEYLIDAQGEDVVAGIRTPAPINSYSQSEHNKDLKTLQQVMPKIYSQLDSIQRRLEKHYKDMQDIEFTIEEGRLFMLQCRVGKRNGPAALRMAMDMYKEKLIDKKTLVMRVTPNQLDELLHPIVDPKEEMATKPLAKGLPAGPGGAVGQVVFTSGDAVKWANEGKEVILVREETSPEDVEGMRAAKAVLTARGGMTSHAALVARGWGKCCIVGCSVLEINAEEKIINVGSEVVKEGDWITLNGTKGNIYGGKLGMIDAGEENKLLFSFLTHCDSLRKLNIRTNADTPEDAKRARSFGAEGIGLFRTEHMFYGKNCAEPLFKLRKMIMANSSLERKKALDELFGHVKNDFKGTLRAMEGLPVTIRLLDPPLHEFVPKQEEQLDALANSLSISVAEVKKRAEALHESNPMMGHRGVRLGVTYPEVTKMQVRAILEAAAELTQEGVKVKPEIMIPVVCASRELDNQFNLINEVYKQVLKKYNLRKLSFLAGTMIEIPRAALIADEIAKVAQFFSFGTNDLTQMSFGFSRDDIGGFLQDYLQKSILEDDPFKTVDVTGVGELITMGIERGRSTRPGLKVGICGEHGGDPASIEFCHKVGMDYVSCSPFRVPIARLAAAQAALNNAQGKARKAKK from the coding sequence ATGGCGAAGAAAAATGTCTACTTCTTTGGAGCAGGCAAGGCAGATGGAAATGGAAAAATGAAGAATTTCTTAGGTGGCAAAGGCGCTAATCTAGCTGAGATGGCAGGCCATAAAGATTTAAGATTACCAGTGCCAGCTGGTTTTACAATCACTACCGATGTCTGTATCTATTATTATAAAAATAATAAGAAATACCCAGCTGGGTTAATGCAAGAGGTAAATAAGGCCTTGTCAAAGGTGGAGAAGGTTATGGGTAAGAAATTCGGTGATTCTAGTAATCCGCTCTTGGTAAGCGTTCGTTCCGGTGCCAGAAAATCAATGCCTGGAATGATGGACACTGTGTTGAATGTCGGCTTGACGCAAAAGACAATACCCGGCCTTGTTAATATGACCGGAAATGAACGTTTTGTCTATGATGCGTACCGCAGGCTTATTACCATGTATTCTGATGTAGTTATGGAAAAGGCAGCTGGGATTGAGCCTAAAAGCGATAATCTAGGTGTGAGAAAACAATTAGAGGCAATACTGGAAAGAGTCAAAGGCCAAAAGGGCGCTAAATCAGATACAGAGTTGGATGCAGATGATTTAAAGAAGATATGCGCTGAATATAAATTGAAGGTAAAAGAAGTCTTAGGAAAGGAATTTCCTGATGATGCGATGAAGCAGCTCTGGGGTGGTATTGGCGCAGTTTTTGCTTCCTGGAATGGCAAGCGTGCAATTTCCTATCGTCGCATTGAGAATATTCCTGATGAATGGGGCACAGCAGTTAATGTACAGACAATGGTATTTGGCAACATGGGTAAGAATAGCGCAACCGGAGTAGCATTTACACGCAATCCCGGAAACGGAGAGAATCAATTTTATGGTGAATATCTTATTGATGCCCAGGGTGAGGACGTTGTTGCTGGTATCAGAACTCCGGCACCTATCAATAGCTATTCTCAGAGCGAACACAACAAAGATTTAAAAACCCTACAACAGGTAATGCCTAAGATATATTCACAACTTGATAGCATCCAGAGGAGACTAGAGAAACATTATAAGGATATGCAGGATATTGAATTTACCATAGAAGAAGGCAGGCTGTTTATGCTTCAGTGCCGGGTTGGCAAAAGAAATGGTCCGGCAGCCTTACGTATGGCTATGGATATGTATAAGGAAAAGCTGATTGATAAAAAGACTTTAGTGATGCGGGTTACTCCTAATCAGCTAGATGAGTTACTACATCCAATCGTTGACCCCAAAGAAGAGATGGCTACAAAACCTCTTGCTAAAGGCCTTCCTGCTGGTCCAGGAGGAGCAGTGGGTCAAGTTGTCTTTACTTCAGGCGATGCTGTGAAATGGGCAAATGAAGGCAAAGAAGTGATTTTGGTACGAGAAGAGACAAGTCCGGAAGATGTTGAAGGCATGCGTGCTGCCAAGGCAGTACTTACTGCTCGCGGTGGCATGACAAGCCATGCAGCATTGGTTGCTAGGGGCTGGGGTAAATGTTGTATTGTTGGCTGCTCTGTTTTAGAGATTAATGCTGAGGAAAAGATAATTAATGTAGGCTCTGAGGTTGTTAAAGAAGGAGACTGGATAACACTCAATGGCACTAAAGGCAACATCTATGGTGGAAAGCTTGGAATGATAGATGCTGGTGAGGAAAATAAGCTGTTATTTTCATTTCTCACACATTGTGATTCTTTACGCAAGCTTAATATCAGGACTAATGCTGATACGCCAGAGGATGCAAAACGCGCACGTAGTTTTGGCGCTGAAGGTATTGGTCTGTTTAGAACCGAACATATGTTCTATGGCAAGAATTGCGCAGAGCCTTTGTTTAAGCTGCGCAAGATGATAATGGCAAATTCAAGCCTTGAAAGGAAGAAAGCGCTTGATGAGCTTTTTGGCCACGTTAAGAATGATTTTAAAGGTACATTGCGCGCAATGGAAGGCCTACCAGTTACTATAAGGCTTCTTGATCCGCCGTTGCATGAATTCGTTCCTAAACAAGAGGAGCAGCTAGATGCCTTGGCAAATAGTTTATCTATTAGCGTTGCTGAAGTAAAGAAACGTGCTGAGGCCTTGCATGAGAGCAATCCGATGATGGGTCATCGCGGAGTGCGCTTGGGAGTTACTTATCCAGAAGTAACAAAGATGCAGGTACGTGCTATCCTTGAGGCAGCTGCAGAGTTGACGCAGGAAGGCGTTAAGGTTAAACCAGAGATAATGATTCCTGTAGTTTGCGCTTCTCGCGAACTAGATAATCAGTTTAATTTGATAAATGAGGTTTATAAACAGGTTTTAAAAAAATATAATTTAAGAAAATTGTCGTTTCTTGCGGGTACGATGATTGAGATTCCGCGCGCAGCACTCATTGCTGATGAAATTGCCAAGGTTGCTCAATTCTTTTCATTCGGCACGAATGATCTTACTCAGATGAGCTTTGGGTTTTCACGCGATGATATCGGAGGATTTCTGCAGGATTATTTACAGAAATCTATTTTAGAAGACGATCCATTCAAGACAGTTGACGTAACTGGCGTGGGAGAGTTAATAACAATGGGAATAGAGCGGGGTAGAAGCACAAGGCCTGGGCTCAAGGTAGGTATCTGTGGCGAGCACGGAGGCGATCCTGCTTCTATAGAGTTTTGTCATAAGGTGGGCATGGATTATGTTAGTTGCTCTCCTTTTAGGGTTCCGATTGCAAGACTTGCCGCTGCCCAAGCAGCGCTTAATAATGCTCAAGGCAAAGCTAGAAAGGCAAAGAAATAA
- the panB gene encoding 3-methyl-2-oxobutanoate hydroxymethyltransferase has product MTREKITIPQILEKKKRREKITMLTAYDFPLASIIDECGIDMILVGDSVANVVLGLDSTTKVGMAEMLHHAKAVRRAVKYSLVIGDMPYESYQVDIKDSVKNARRFLDEAGCDCVKLEWFDRCLEVTESIIKAGISVMGHIGLTPQTAEKIGGFKVQGKDAATAAKLIEQAHLLEDLGCFSIVLECVPDMISKRITEELKIPTIGIGAGIHCDGQVLVTHDLLGLFQRFRPKFIKQYVDLSRAIKTAVQEYKKEVIEAKFPTKEHSFSIKEEELKKL; this is encoded by the coding sequence ATGACCAGAGAGAAAATTACAATCCCCCAGATTCTGGAGAAGAAGAAAAGGCGTGAAAAAATCACCATGCTTACTGCCTATGATTTTCCTCTTGCTTCTATAATTGATGAGTGTGGTATTGATATGATCTTAGTAGGGGATTCTGTGGCCAATGTTGTATTGGGTCTGGATTCAACAACTAAGGTAGGAATGGCTGAAATGCTTCATCATGCCAAGGCAGTAAGGCGCGCTGTTAAATACTCTTTAGTTATTGGAGATATGCCTTATGAATCCTACCAGGTTGATATTAAGGATTCAGTAAAAAATGCCCGTAGGTTTTTGGATGAGGCAGGTTGTGATTGCGTTAAGCTTGAGTGGTTTGATCGTTGTCTTGAAGTAACAGAATCAATAATAAAGGCCGGAATTTCAGTTATGGGCCATATTGGCCTTACGCCCCAGACCGCAGAAAAGATAGGTGGATTTAAGGTCCAGGGTAAAGATGCTGCTACGGCAGCCAAATTAATAGAACAGGCTCACCTCCTAGAAGACTTGGGTTGTTTTTCTATCGTACTGGAGTGCGTACCGGATATGATTTCCAAAAGAATAACAGAAGAACTTAAAATCCCTACTATTGGCATTGGCGCTGGTATTCATTGCGATGGCCAGGTATTAGTTACCCATGATTTGTTGGGGCTTTTTCAGCGCTTTCGGCCAAAATTCATAAAGCAGTATGTAGATCTCTCAAGAGCAATCAAGACAGCTGTCCAGGAATATAAAAAAGAGGTTATCGAAGCTAAGTTCCCGACGAAAGAGCATAGTTTTTCAATCAAAGAAGAAGAGTTGAAGAAATTATAA